Proteins from a single region of Chloroflexota bacterium:
- a CDS encoding right-handed parallel beta-helix repeat-containing protein yields MHRSVAILATIAVVFSLVPLLPFVPAQIALGSPQSYVCTGSADGTGINAVIAASSPGDTLTVSQGPGVSYCQIDVPIVIDKTLTLQGQGKDVTYLKGPGVENVAAEVAAAQAKAATAKAAAKTKLATATATLRARANTSGASGPATKQAKPGTGPGSGTGAGRNAGARANAQGGSGKGHAARAAAKQAHRANSQGNARSGGKNDPKATAQRIYNAFVSQWVGAPKSNARANALATVNTSTGPGIGVLDNLGTVTIQNFTITGFNNTGVDDAGGAIFVGIGTPVVIRNNAIRLNSASRGGGIALLEDNDGSQIANNTFENNVAMYTGSCCIPTSGSMAQEGGALWVLTDVDNLLISGNTFTSNSSNSSGGAIAIGWTNKNLTMSGNTCQSNVSINGQSEGGRGGCVKVSGNGPDFSNALGNNSSPTFTSNQFLNNNAAGSDAAGGAVSIGSGNGNTTFTGNTFQGNFGDYEGGALRIGDQGYHHTFTGNTFDSNFADDRAGAIHLGGINSTCGAPTTFTGNTFIHNSAVSAAGAMWIGATNSCLQFVGNTWTENAAEYGGGAISYGEYSPAPPTAETFGQPNAQVLMQNETFTGNSAGSGELGGGGAVHFDVGMPNLQILGGSFSGNASYYQGGAVSFLCSSCNSPDFASPRVTIDGASFTNNSSQSDGGAIFTSSSYVMDHFTIKNATFQGNSSTNSSGGAIEIEAQSPNMTIQNTSFIGNSSYDQGGAILFDALVNSLLVTGSTFRGNKATDDRGGAISFYDDTTINNAGTPAAITNSTFSGNNAYEDGGALSFAAPSDGFQVIGNTFSGNNADVDGGAIYWDATRTTTNALIKGNTFDGNKTDGSGGAVYFGGSSGSTGLEVRENRFTRNSAQGAGGAFQLGNGDILTTQDPNATIHHNWFESNSASNTGCCGDTIGAGGGLKVLGEVPGLRVYDNVLTRNTSLQGGGNFAALCSVCTGTSDMQVYNNTFTFGSAPTQGGGVLVQHKNADTVGTDGIADSIAFWNNVAYLNTAGDFAAEDTS; encoded by the coding sequence ATGCACCGATCCGTTGCGATTCTCGCGACAATCGCCGTGGTTTTTTCCCTCGTGCCACTCCTACCCTTTGTGCCGGCGCAGATCGCGCTGGGCAGCCCGCAGAGCTACGTCTGCACGGGCTCCGCCGATGGCACGGGCATTAACGCCGTGATCGCGGCCTCGAGCCCGGGCGATACCCTGACGGTCAGTCAGGGGCCCGGGGTGAGCTACTGCCAGATCGACGTGCCCATCGTGATCGACAAAACGCTGACCTTGCAGGGTCAGGGGAAGGACGTCACGTACCTGAAGGGGCCGGGCGTCGAGAACGTCGCCGCGGAGGTGGCGGCGGCCCAGGCGAAAGCGGCAACGGCGAAGGCGGCGGCGAAGACGAAGCTGGCCACGGCGACCGCGACCCTGCGGGCGCGGGCCAACACCAGCGGAGCGAGCGGGCCCGCGACCAAGCAGGCGAAGCCGGGCACCGGTCCGGGCTCCGGGACCGGCGCCGGGCGGAACGCAGGCGCGCGAGCCAACGCCCAGGGCGGGAGCGGCAAGGGGCACGCTGCACGGGCCGCGGCGAAGCAAGCCCATCGCGCAAACAGCCAGGGCAACGCCCGGTCCGGCGGGAAGAACGATCCGAAGGCGACCGCGCAGCGGATCTACAACGCCTTTGTGAGCCAGTGGGTCGGGGCGCCCAAGAGCAATGCGAGGGCCAACGCCCTGGCGACCGTGAATACGAGCACCGGGCCCGGCATCGGCGTGCTGGACAACCTGGGAACGGTGACGATCCAGAACTTCACGATCACCGGCTTCAACAACACCGGCGTCGACGACGCTGGCGGCGCCATCTTCGTCGGGATCGGCACGCCGGTCGTGATTCGGAACAACGCGATCCGCCTGAACTCGGCGAGCCGCGGGGGCGGGATCGCGCTCCTGGAGGACAACGACGGCAGCCAGATCGCGAACAACACCTTCGAGAACAACGTCGCGATGTACACCGGCAGCTGCTGCATTCCCACGTCGGGGAGCATGGCTCAGGAGGGCGGCGCCCTCTGGGTGCTGACCGACGTGGACAACCTGCTCATCAGCGGCAACACCTTCACCAGCAACAGCTCGAACAGCTCGGGCGGGGCGATCGCCATTGGCTGGACCAACAAGAATCTGACCATGTCCGGGAATACCTGCCAGTCCAACGTATCCATCAACGGCCAGAGCGAGGGCGGTCGGGGCGGCTGTGTCAAGGTGTCGGGCAACGGACCCGACTTCAGCAACGCGCTGGGCAACAACAGCAGCCCGACCTTCACCTCGAACCAGTTTCTCAATAACAACGCTGCGGGGTCCGATGCAGCCGGGGGCGCGGTGAGCATCGGCTCCGGAAACGGGAACACGACGTTCACGGGCAACACGTTCCAGGGCAACTTCGGCGATTACGAGGGCGGCGCGCTGCGGATCGGCGACCAGGGGTACCACCACACCTTCACGGGCAACACCTTCGACAGCAACTTCGCCGACGATCGCGCCGGCGCCATCCATCTGGGCGGCATCAACTCGACCTGCGGCGCGCCGACGACCTTCACTGGAAATACCTTCATCCACAACTCGGCCGTCAGTGCGGCTGGGGCGATGTGGATCGGCGCGACGAACTCGTGTCTGCAGTTCGTCGGGAACACGTGGACGGAGAACGCCGCAGAATATGGCGGCGGCGCTATCAGCTACGGCGAGTACTCCCCGGCCCCGCCGACCGCCGAGACGTTTGGCCAGCCGAACGCCCAGGTGCTGATGCAGAACGAGACCTTCACGGGCAACTCGGCCGGGTCGGGCGAGTTGGGTGGCGGCGGCGCGGTGCACTTCGACGTCGGCATGCCGAACCTCCAGATCCTGGGGGGGAGCTTCAGCGGCAACGCGTCCTACTATCAGGGCGGGGCAGTGTCGTTCCTGTGCAGCAGCTGCAACAGCCCTGACTTCGCCTCGCCGCGGGTGACCATCGACGGCGCCAGCTTCACCAATAACTCGTCGCAAAGCGACGGCGGGGCCATCTTCACCTCGTCGTCGTATGTCATGGACCACTTCACCATCAAGAACGCCACCTTCCAGGGCAATAGCTCGACAAACAGCTCCGGCGGCGCCATCGAGATCGAAGCGCAATCGCCGAATATGACGATCCAGAATACGAGCTTCATCGGCAACTCATCCTACGACCAGGGCGGGGCGATCCTCTTCGACGCTCTGGTGAACAGCTTGCTCGTCACCGGGTCGACGTTCCGAGGGAACAAGGCGACCGACGACCGGGGCGGCGCCATCTCGTTCTACGACGACACGACGATCAACAATGCGGGCACGCCGGCCGCCATCACCAACAGCACGTTCTCGGGCAACAACGCGTACGAAGATGGTGGCGCGCTCTCCTTCGCGGCTCCCTCGGACGGATTCCAGGTCATCGGCAATACCTTCAGCGGCAACAACGCGGACGTCGATGGCGGCGCCATCTATTGGGACGCAACCCGCACCACCACCAATGCGCTCATCAAGGGGAATACCTTCGACGGTAACAAGACCGATGGCAGTGGGGGCGCCGTGTATTTCGGCGGCAGCAGCGGCAGCACCGGTCTGGAGGTGCGGGAGAACCGGTTCACGCGCAACAGCGCGCAAGGAGCCGGCGGCGCCTTCCAGCTGGGCAATGGCGACATTCTCACCACTCAGGATCCCAACGCGACGATTCACCACAATTGGTTCGAGTCCAATTCCGCCAGCAATACTGGCTGCTGCGGCGACACGATTGGCGCGGGCGGCGGCCTGAAGGTTCTGGGCGAGGTGCCGGGGCTTCGGGTGTACGACAACGTGCTGACCCGCAACACGTCGCTACAGGGCGGGGGCAACTTCGCCGCGCTGTGCAGCGTCTGCACGGGCACGAGCGACATGCAGGTCTATAACAACACGTTCACCTTCGGGTCGGCGCCGACGCAGGGCGGTGGTGTGCTCGTCCAACATAAAAACGCCGACACCGTTGGAACCGACGGCATCGCGGACAGCATCGCCTTCTGGAACAACGTCGCGTATCTGAACACGGCCGGGGACTTCGCGGCCGAGGACACCTC
- a CDS encoding DUF11 domain-containing protein: MIDGNRSGPRMGLWAAALCALVAAGLIGLIQPAGQVSAAAGVENFTLVSLASQASPGSRDVAFLWTPGATTYTLVRMTSNASGNAVISVTPTQPFGPTLDFFQDTVPASAGSAACYQLVGVTGSTTSRSDVLCTVFGIANGLVPINARVELDQSTTTMKVTWDSTPGAAGYIVWAVGTDGVQVTTGTTVNVNTNGQLTCVVVITGTATGAVLGVSNLLCGVPGLSSIVVPPTATRTATNTGTPPTSTPTRTNTLAPTNTSTSTSTATGTPPPTSTPTNTSTPTSTATFTPANLSISKIANPNPVNAGGTATYTITITNSGQTAAPGTAVEDALPAGVHFLAAADIDGRGFNCGNFGNTVGCTGGTIPGGTISTPSISRINILVTVDNPCVVVSPVHNTVTLNPSDTPPGPSATNDLVINGCVQATATNTATAPTATSTVTNTPTVTRTPTNTATATATPAVDLHIAKTDQPDPVTNPGGGPNNGEITYTLVVQNSGTAGANNVTVTDILDNGIFFDCANGNNTTGFCNSSDPNDPGNAVTFLSAAGDSNFVCNFNAGVNPPGNVVPPTVTCTGGQIGPNGGATITIVVGTNAACSAIMNVAIVNPTHNVNESDFNNNTAVSQTACGAGANTPTTVPSLTGTSTQTRTPTVTQTPTSTATAIPASGLSFVKTDNPDPVALGQTLTYTLQLANTSGVTINGIGLTDTLPGQVQFVSTDADHGIVCGEVGATFPGTQTVSCGDGSIPSGETATIHIVGLAQFCGPITNTAKLTSPSAANNTATQVTTVSGCNTQTPTPTVTNTLTPTATATGTPTVQLGIVKTQSTNATNPGGAVTYTLTISATGTGTATGVSVDDTVPSQLTIGSIVASNSFSCIVNSTPSPNTVHCTGGSIAAGTNAIISIPTVANACTSGVTNTATIVAPADTTPGDNSSTTPSLAISCGDESIAIGTQLFQTRDTSGGDSTDFVAVTVTTGAGTAVGKGTVTVTFDTGYTVTSVVPSGTALWQNCTGIGTSNVLTCTVSNPSATTATATINVAISAANTSQGDHGWTAVRAVQFGDGTPANNTVNGTVSTIYSYNLVVSINDNLDPVNSASPAPDFAYVVTVTNNSAGGHPSPPGWVVSGGLADRNSNGDPGSGGAPAGGATVFSVTSSRIADSCSGAATRFYQCAMAGLNAGDTVTIVVQVNAPAAQTASSFSADAEARNSIPTGGDGFGPASNGALAGEKNTNGGMITYTNNPPSSIRSDDRDVEFTSVT; this comes from the coding sequence ATGATAGACGGTAACCGGTCCGGGCCGAGGATGGGCCTGTGGGCAGCGGCGCTGTGTGCACTCGTCGCCGCTGGGCTCATTGGCCTCATCCAACCGGCCGGCCAGGTGTCCGCAGCCGCGGGCGTGGAGAACTTCACGCTCGTGAGCCTTGCGAGCCAGGCGAGCCCCGGGAGTCGGGACGTCGCCTTCCTGTGGACGCCCGGCGCGACGACGTACACGCTGGTGCGCATGACGAGCAATGCCAGCGGCAACGCGGTGATCTCGGTCACCCCCACCCAGCCCTTCGGGCCGACGCTGGACTTCTTCCAGGACACGGTCCCCGCCTCGGCGGGGAGCGCGGCCTGCTACCAGCTCGTCGGCGTGACGGGCAGCACGACGAGCCGATCGGACGTGCTGTGCACCGTGTTTGGCATCGCAAACGGGCTCGTCCCAATCAACGCGCGCGTTGAGCTGGACCAGTCCACGACGACGATGAAGGTGACCTGGGATTCGACGCCCGGGGCAGCCGGCTACATCGTGTGGGCCGTTGGAACCGACGGCGTCCAGGTGACGACCGGGACCACGGTGAACGTGAACACGAACGGCCAGCTCACCTGCGTGGTCGTCATCACGGGGACAGCGACCGGCGCTGTGTTGGGGGTCTCAAACCTCCTGTGCGGCGTTCCGGGGCTTTCTTCCATCGTCGTACCGCCGACGGCGACGCGAACGGCGACCAACACGGGCACGCCGCCCACGTCGACGCCGACACGAACGAACACGCTCGCGCCAACGAACACGTCGACGAGCACCTCGACGGCGACGGGGACGCCTCCGCCGACGAGCACGCCGACGAATACGTCGACGCCGACCTCGACGGCGACCTTTACGCCGGCGAACCTCTCCATCTCGAAGATCGCCAACCCGAACCCGGTGAACGCCGGCGGGACGGCGACCTACACCATCACGATCACGAACTCCGGCCAGACCGCGGCGCCGGGCACGGCCGTCGAGGACGCGCTGCCCGCGGGCGTGCACTTCCTCGCCGCGGCCGACATCGACGGCCGCGGCTTCAACTGCGGCAACTTCGGCAACACGGTGGGATGCACCGGCGGCACGATCCCGGGTGGGACCATCTCCACTCCATCGATCAGCCGCATCAACATCCTCGTCACGGTGGACAACCCCTGCGTGGTCGTGTCCCCCGTGCACAACACCGTGACCCTGAACCCGTCTGACACGCCGCCCGGACCCTCCGCGACCAACGACTTGGTCATCAACGGATGCGTCCAGGCGACGGCGACGAACACGGCGACGGCGCCGACCGCGACGAGCACGGTGACCAACACGCCGACCGTGACGCGAACGCCGACCAACACGGCGACCGCGACCGCGACCCCGGCGGTGGACCTGCACATCGCGAAGACGGACCAGCCCGACCCGGTGACCAACCCGGGCGGCGGGCCCAACAACGGCGAGATCACCTACACCCTGGTCGTCCAGAACTCCGGCACGGCCGGCGCCAACAACGTGACGGTCACGGACATCCTGGACAACGGGATCTTCTTCGACTGCGCGAACGGGAACAATACGACAGGCTTCTGCAACTCGTCGGATCCCAACGACCCGGGTAACGCGGTCACCTTCCTCAGCGCGGCAGGCGACAGCAACTTCGTCTGCAACTTCAACGCGGGCGTCAACCCGCCCGGCAACGTCGTTCCGCCCACGGTCACGTGCACGGGCGGGCAGATCGGCCCGAACGGCGGCGCGACGATCACCATCGTCGTCGGCACGAACGCGGCCTGCTCGGCCATCATGAACGTGGCCATCGTGAACCCGACGCACAACGTCAACGAGAGCGACTTCAACAACAACACGGCCGTGTCGCAGACGGCCTGCGGCGCCGGCGCCAACACGCCGACGACCGTTCCGTCGCTGACCGGCACGAGCACCCAGACGCGAACCCCGACGGTGACCCAGACGCCGACGTCGACGGCGACCGCGATTCCGGCGAGCGGCCTCTCCTTCGTGAAGACCGACAATCCGGACCCGGTGGCCCTCGGCCAGACCCTCACCTACACCCTGCAGCTGGCGAACACCAGCGGCGTGACCATCAACGGCATCGGCCTGACGGACACGCTGCCCGGTCAGGTCCAGTTCGTGAGCACCGACGCCGACCACGGCATCGTGTGCGGCGAGGTGGGCGCGACCTTCCCCGGCACGCAGACGGTGAGCTGCGGCGACGGCTCGATCCCCAGCGGCGAGACGGCCACGATCCACATCGTCGGCCTCGCGCAGTTCTGCGGACCGATCACCAACACCGCGAAGCTGACGTCGCCGTCCGCGGCGAACAACACGGCGACCCAGGTGACCACGGTGTCCGGCTGCAACACGCAGACACCGACCCCGACGGTGACCAACACGCTGACGCCAACCGCGACGGCCACGGGCACGCCGACGGTCCAGCTCGGCATCGTGAAGACCCAGTCGACCAATGCGACGAACCCCGGCGGCGCCGTGACCTACACGCTGACCATCAGCGCGACGGGCACCGGCACGGCCACGGGCGTCTCCGTTGACGACACGGTCCCGAGCCAGCTCACCATCGGCTCCATCGTGGCGAGCAACTCGTTCTCCTGCATCGTGAACAGCACACCATCGCCGAACACGGTGCACTGCACGGGCGGCTCCATCGCGGCGGGCACCAACGCGATCATCTCGATCCCGACGGTGGCCAACGCCTGCACCAGCGGCGTGACCAACACGGCGACCATCGTGGCGCCGGCCGACACGACGCCGGGCGACAACAGCTCGACGACGCCGTCGCTGGCCATCAGCTGCGGCGACGAGTCGATCGCTATCGGGACCCAGCTATTCCAGACCCGCGATACCTCCGGCGGCGATAGCACCGACTTCGTGGCGGTCACCGTAACCACCGGCGCGGGCACGGCGGTCGGCAAGGGCACCGTGACGGTGACGTTCGACACCGGCTACACGGTGACCAGCGTCGTCCCGAGCGGGACCGCTCTGTGGCAGAACTGCACGGGCATCGGCACCAGCAACGTCCTGACGTGCACGGTGTCGAACCCGAGCGCGACGACGGCGACCGCGACCATCAACGTGGCGATCTCGGCGGCGAACACGTCGCAGGGTGACCATGGGTGGACGGCCGTCCGCGCGGTGCAGTTCGGCGACGGCACCCCCGCCAACAACACGGTGAACGGCACCGTGTCGACGATCTACAGCTACAACCTCGTCGTCTCGATCAACGACAACCTCGACCCGGTCAACTCGGCGAGCCCGGCGCCCGACTTCGCGTACGTCGTCACCGTGACGAACAACAGCGCGGGCGGGCACCCATCGCCGCCGGGCTGGGTCGTGAGCGGCGGCCTCGCGGACCGGAACTCGAACGGCGACCCGGGATCTGGCGGCGCGCCAGCGGGCGGGGCGACGGTCTTCTCCGTGACGTCGAGCCGGATTGCGGACTCGTGCTCCGGCGCGGCGACGCGCTTCTACCAGTGCGCCATGGCGGGCCTCAACGCGGGTGACACCGTAACCATCGTGGTCCAGGTGAACGCGCCCGCGGCCCAGACCGCCAGCTCCTTCTCCGCCGACGCCGAGGCGAGGAACTCGATCCCAACCGGCGGCGACGGCTTCGGCCCGGCCAGCAACGGCGCCCTGGCGGGCGAGAAGAACACCAACGGCGGCATGATCACCTACACGAACAACCCGCCGTCGAGCATCCGCAGCGATGATCGCGACGTGGAGTTCACGTCGGTGACGTAG
- the rfbD gene encoding dTDP-4-dehydrorhamnose reductase, whose amino-acid sequence MRILITGAGGMLGSAMAPALADAGHVVFPTDLRASTAMEDCAPIDRTLSRNGRGAPRTGTPLGHLDVREPTAIDAWLAWTRPDFVVHLAAETDVDLCEAQPAHAFATNAAGTEYVARACRRDGIPLAYVSTAGVFDGEKTEPYTEDDPAIPINEYGRSKLQGECWTRELVDRSFIVRAGWMVGGGDRDHKFVAKILHQIRAGARVLHAVDDKWGTPTYAPDFARCFAALLETEEYGLYHMACLGSGTRFDVARAILKVLRSDVELRSVPSEFFREEYPAPRPRSEMMRNAHLDRLGLNTMRPWESSLEEYLRTAFPQFACPGERSPDGEPHAGTLGRRV is encoded by the coding sequence GTGCGTATCCTTATCACCGGCGCGGGAGGAATGCTGGGCAGCGCAATGGCGCCGGCCCTCGCCGACGCCGGCCATGTCGTCTTCCCCACCGATCTTCGGGCGTCCACCGCGATGGAGGACTGTGCGCCCATCGATCGCACGCTGTCCCGAAACGGTCGGGGCGCCCCGCGGACCGGGACGCCGCTCGGTCACCTCGACGTGCGCGAGCCGACGGCCATCGACGCCTGGCTCGCGTGGACCCGCCCGGACTTCGTCGTGCATCTGGCGGCGGAAACGGACGTCGACCTCTGTGAAGCGCAGCCCGCGCACGCCTTCGCCACCAACGCGGCCGGAACGGAATACGTCGCTCGCGCGTGCCGGAGGGACGGCATCCCGCTCGCGTACGTCAGCACGGCCGGCGTCTTCGATGGCGAAAAGACCGAGCCGTACACCGAGGATGACCCGGCGATCCCGATCAACGAGTACGGGCGCTCAAAGCTCCAGGGAGAGTGCTGGACGCGGGAGCTTGTGGACCGGTCGTTCATCGTCCGCGCTGGCTGGATGGTCGGCGGCGGCGATCGAGACCACAAGTTCGTCGCGAAGATCCTGCACCAGATCCGCGCCGGGGCCAGGGTGTTGCACGCCGTGGACGACAAGTGGGGAACGCCAACGTACGCGCCGGATTTCGCGCGCTGCTTCGCCGCGCTGCTGGAGACGGAGGAGTACGGGCTGTATCACATGGCGTGTCTCGGCAGCGGCACGCGGTTCGATGTCGCGCGAGCCATCCTCAAAGTTCTCCGCAGCGACGTCGAGCTGCGCTCGGTGCCGTCCGAGTTCTTCAGGGAAGAGTATCCGGCCCCGCGCCCGCGATCGGAGATGATGCGCAACGCGCACCTCGATCGCCTGGGTCTGAACACCATGCGGCCGTGGGAGTCGTCGCTGGAGGAGTATCTGCGCACGGCATTTCCCCAATTTGCCTGCCCCGGCGAGCGGTCGCCAGACGGCGAACCGCACGCCGGGACTCTCGGGCGGCGTGTCTGA
- a CDS encoding glycosyltransferase family 87 protein, which produces MSIDRARARSTTHFSSWTSGVLRRQARLVAGIFVVALLARQVEGFSTRIGTMERTASMFLPGLAVTPFLAAVGWVMLNVVVAAGSIAILARTVATPGAIGLGLTRPAPSYAAVVLVSIALTVACAPLMSALLSGQAAGVTLALFVLAFLSLTQGREDLGGVSLALLAVVEPRILLGPFLFIIVQRRVRAVLAFFVGIASFICLGVWTVGLVGVAAYGGLLVRTRGFIGDPTMEGVSWPVAGGMPWIGRLPLVDAAAAAALAAAIGAGALLTVAYRWRRRAPSGRAFVRAYVGFTAAGLLAFPGLVYQDVAILLPCSVAALWLDRAALATLVHEVRLAARSARRRARGGRFAPISRWRWPGVAVASAAVVFGAPSIAWLAIGPAALDAPVWGTVGAIALLAWVIATLPAGGRAEIPRPLRGTGQHEGAIGLPAPSTDH; this is translated from the coding sequence GTGTCGATCGATAGGGCCCGCGCGCGGTCGACCACCCATTTCTCCTCGTGGACGAGCGGCGTCCTGCGGCGACAGGCCCGCCTCGTCGCGGGGATCTTCGTCGTCGCCCTGCTCGCCCGCCAGGTGGAGGGCTTCTCGACCCGCATTGGCACGATGGAACGCACCGCATCGATGTTTCTTCCCGGCCTCGCCGTCACACCCTTTCTCGCGGCCGTCGGCTGGGTCATGCTGAACGTCGTGGTCGCCGCTGGGAGCATCGCGATCCTCGCGCGCACGGTCGCAACCCCCGGCGCCATCGGGCTCGGGCTGACGCGACCCGCTCCCTCGTACGCCGCCGTCGTGCTCGTCTCGATTGCCCTCACCGTCGCGTGCGCGCCCCTCATGTCGGCGCTGCTCTCCGGACAGGCCGCCGGCGTGACCCTGGCGCTGTTCGTGCTCGCGTTTCTCTCCCTCACGCAGGGTCGGGAGGACCTCGGCGGCGTCAGCCTGGCGCTCCTCGCGGTCGTCGAGCCGAGGATTCTCCTCGGTCCCTTCCTCTTCATCATCGTTCAGCGCCGGGTCCGCGCGGTGCTCGCGTTCTTCGTCGGGATCGCATCGTTCATTTGCCTGGGCGTCTGGACCGTCGGGCTGGTCGGCGTCGCGGCGTACGGTGGGTTGTTGGTGCGCACCCGGGGGTTCATCGGGGATCCGACGATGGAGGGGGTGTCGTGGCCGGTGGCCGGCGGGATGCCCTGGATCGGGCGGCTGCCCTTGGTGGACGCGGCTGCCGCGGCCGCCCTCGCCGCGGCGATCGGAGCGGGCGCCCTGCTCACGGTGGCGTACCGCTGGCGGCGGCGAGCGCCATCTGGACGGGCCTTCGTCCGGGCGTACGTCGGTTTCACGGCTGCCGGCCTGCTGGCCTTCCCGGGTCTGGTGTACCAGGACGTGGCCATTCTGCTTCCCTGTTCCGTCGCGGCGCTCTGGCTGGACCGCGCAGCGCTCGCGACTCTCGTCCACGAGGTCCGCCTCGCCGCCCGTTCGGCGCGCCGACGGGCCCGGGGCGGCCGCTTCGCCCCCATTTCGCGCTGGCGCTGGCCGGGCGTCGCCGTCGCGTCGGCGGCGGTGGTGTTTGGCGCGCCGTCGATCGCCTGGCTGGCCATCGGGCCCGCCGCGCTGGATGCGCCCGTTTGGGGGACCGTCGGCGCCATCGCGCTGCTCGCGTGGGTCATCGCAACGCTGCCCGCCGGCGGGCGCGCGGAAATCCCTCGCCCCCTTCGGGGGACAGGGCAGCATGAGGGGGCCATCGGGCTTCCCGCGCCCTCGACAGATCATTAA
- a CDS encoding glycosyltransferase family 2 protein, giving the protein MPGETTEVTARTGSTVGVSVIIVNWNTRAHLQGCLQSVVDHGLRQASMEIVVVDNGSSDGSREMVRDEWPTIRLLENAENEGFSRANNRGIRASTGEFLLLINSDARLRPGALDEMLRVMRSDERAAVVGPRLEFGDGRWQRTTAGRAPSLRTAINHYLFVDRLGIPHPWFAGLYLSRDVRRAFRPDWVSSACMLVRRAALEEVGLLDERFFIYMDDVDLCQRVRDRGWNVWYCPDARVIHYMSRSSSEAGGIAPPAAVRAFNAYFARRYGARRCAALRAAEVAGFGIRGVALSIAAALRPTRIDLVARARAQWAFCRAGLEPVPSHEEHGRG; this is encoded by the coding sequence GTGCCAGGCGAGACGACGGAGGTCACGGCGCGGACGGGTTCCACGGTGGGTGTGAGCGTCATCATCGTGAACTGGAACACGCGCGCGCATCTGCAGGGCTGTCTCCAGAGCGTGGTCGACCACGGATTGCGTCAAGCCTCTATGGAGATCGTCGTGGTAGACAATGGCTCGTCGGACGGATCGCGCGAGATGGTCCGCGACGAATGGCCAACGATCCGCCTGCTGGAGAACGCGGAGAACGAAGGATTCTCGCGCGCCAACAACCGCGGGATCCGAGCGAGCACCGGAGAATTCCTCCTGCTCATCAACAGCGACGCGCGGCTCCGGCCGGGCGCGCTCGACGAGATGCTGCGTGTCATGCGGTCCGATGAGCGCGCGGCCGTCGTGGGGCCGCGTTTGGAGTTCGGGGATGGACGCTGGCAGCGCACAACGGCCGGGCGGGCGCCCTCCCTCCGGACGGCCATCAACCACTATCTCTTCGTCGATCGCCTCGGGATTCCGCACCCATGGTTCGCGGGGCTGTATCTTTCGCGGGACGTCCGCCGCGCGTTTCGACCGGATTGGGTGTCCAGCGCGTGCATGCTGGTCCGGCGGGCCGCGCTCGAGGAGGTCGGCCTGCTGGATGAGCGTTTCTTCATTTATATGGACGACGTCGACCTCTGTCAGCGTGTCCGCGATCGGGGCTGGAACGTTTGGTACTGCCCCGATGCTCGGGTCATCCACTACATGAGCCGCAGCTCTTCCGAGGCAGGTGGCATAGCCCCGCCCGCGGCGGTGCGCGCCTTCAATGCGTACTTCGCGCGCCGCTATGGAGCCCGGCGCTGCGCCGCCCTCCGCGCAGCCGAGGTGGCGGGGTTCGGCATCCGTGGGGTCGCGCTCTCCATCGCCGCAGCGCTCCGCCCGACGCGCATCGACCTGGTGGCCCGGGCGCGCGCGCAGTGGGCGTTTTGCCGGGCGGGCCTCGAACCGGTGCCGTCCCACGAGGAGCACGGCCGTGGCTAG